Part of the Sinorhizobium sp. BG8 genome, GCGCCTTCGGCTCGAAAAGGAAGAGGCCGAACGTCGCGCTGCTGCTGCTGCGCGGGGCGAACCCGAGGCGCAGCCGGAAGAGAAGCAGGAACAGCCCGTCGTGGCTCCGGCTGCTGTCGCGGCTCGTCCTGCCGAGCAGCGTCCGCAGGCAGCACGCCCGGCACCCGCCGCCGCTCCCGGCACCCCGGCCGCAACGCCGGCCGTGCGCACCAGGCGCCCCGAGACAGAGGAAGACGACCGCGGCCCGCGCAACAATGCCGGTCCGGCACGTGGCAAGGTCGTTCGTCCGGAGCCCGCGAAGGTTCCGGCTCGTCCCAAGGGCGATGAAGGCCGTCGCCAGGGCAAGCTGACGCTCACCAACGCCAGCGCCGATGAGGATGGTTCGCAGCGTGGTCGTTCGTTGTCGGCGATGCGTCGCCGCCAGGAGAAGTTCAAGCGCTCCATGATGCAGGAAACGCGCGAGAAGATCTCGCGTGAAGTCGTGCTGCCGGAGACCATCACCATTCAGGAACTGTCGCAGCGCATGTCCGAACGCGCCGTCGACGTCATCAAGTACCTGATGAAGGAAGGCCAGATGATGAAGCCCGGCGATCTGATCGACGCCGACCTGGCTGAACTCATCGCCGGCGAATTCGGCCACACCGTCAAGCGCGTTTCCGAATCCGACGTCGAAGAGGGCATCTTCAACGTCGCCGACGAGGCGGGCGACCTGGAATCGCGTCCGCCGATCGTGACCATCATGGGCCACGTCGACCACGGCAAGACGTCGCTGCTCGACGCCATCCGTCATGCCAACGTGGTCGCTGGCGAAGCCGGGGGCATCACGCAGCATATCGGTGCCTACCAGGTCGAGCAGAACGGTAACAAGATCACCTTCATCGACACGCCCGGCCACGCCGCGTTCACCGCCATGCGTGCCCGTGGTGCGCAGGCGACTGACATCGCGATCCTCGTGGTGGCGGCAGACGACAGCGTGATGCCGCAGACGATCGAGTCCATCAACCACGCCAAGGCGGCGGGTGTTCCGATCATCGTGGCGATCAACAAGATCGACAAGCCGTCCGCCGACGCCCAGCGCGTTCGCACGCAGCTCCTCCAGCACGAGGTCTTCGTCGAATCCATGGGCGGTGAAACGCTTGACGTGGAAGTCTCGGCCAAGAACGGCACGAACCTCGACAAGCTGCTCGAGGCGATCCTGCTCCAGGCCGAAATCCTCGACCTCAAGGCGAACCCGAACCGCACCGCGGAAGGTGTCGTCGTCGAAGCCCAGCTCGATCGCGGTCGCGGCGCCGTCGCCACAGTTCTCGTGCAGACGGGTACGCTGCGTCCTGGCCAGATCCTCGTCGCCGGCGACCAGTGGGGCCGCGTGCGCGCTCTCGTCAATGACAAGGGCGAACACGTCAAGGAAGCTGGCCCGTCGATGCCGGTCGAAGTGCTCGGCCTTTCGGGCACGCCGGCCGCCGGTGACAAGTTCGCCGTGGTCGAGAACGAAGGTCGCGCCCGCGAGATTTCCGAGTACCGCCAGCGCCTCGCCCGCGAAAAGCAGGTGGCGCGCCAGTCGGGTTCGCGTGGCTCGCTGGAACAGATGATGAGCCAGCTCCAGAGCTCCGGCCTCAAGGAGTTCCCGCTGCTGATCAAGGGCGACGTGCAAGGCTCCATCGAAGCCATTGCCGGCGCGCTCGAAAAGCTCGGTACCGACGAAGTGCGGGTGCGCATCGTGCATTCCGGCGCCGGCGCCATCACGGAATCGGACATTTCGCTCGCCGAAGCGTCCAACGCCGCGATCATCGGCTTCAACGTCCGCGCGAACGCACAGGCTCGCTCGCTCGCCGAGCGTCAGGGCATCGAAATCCGCTACTACAACATCATCTACGATCTGGTGGATGACGTGAAGGCGGCCATGTCCGGCCTGCTCTCGCCCGAACGCCGCGAAACCTTCCTCGGCTATGCCGAGATCCTGGAAGTGTTCAACATCACCAAGGTCGGCAAGGTCGCGGGTTGCCGCGTCACCGAAGGCAAGGTCGAGCGTGGTGTGGGCGTGCGTCTCGTGCGCGACAACGTCGTCATCCACGAAGGCAAGCTCAAGACGCTCAAGCGCTTCAAGGACGAGGTCTCGGAAGTCAATGTCGGCCAGGAATGCGGCATGGCCTTCGAGAACTACGAAGACATCCGCGCCGGCGACCAGATCGAGTGCTTCCGCGTCGAGCATGTCACGCGCACGCTCTGATAGCGGCCAATTATTCATACGACGGCAAGGGGCGCTTCGGCGCCCCTTCCTGTATCAGAAGGGTTCATGGCCGCGAGGCGGCATTGTCCTTCCCTGACCCGATCAAGGCGGTGGACGGAAGGCTTCTCGCCCTGCCGGCCACCCGTGTCTTGACCTTTTGACACAAAAGGTTCATTTCACCCTCTCTTTTGACAAGGGTTCGAACCCCAGGGCCGGCTGACGGCAGACAGAGACCACAGACCATGACCAAGGCAACGACTTCCGCGCCGTCGCAGCGCATGCTTCGTGTTGGCGAACAGGTGCGCGCAGCGATCACCCAGATCCTTCAGCGCGGCGAAGTGCGCGATCCGCTGATAGAGAAGACGGTGATCTCGATTTCGGAGGTACGCATGTCTCCGGACCTGAAGCACGCCACGGCCTATGTCACGCCGCTTGGGGTGGCCGACCACACCACAGTGATCGAAGCCCTGAACCGCAACGCGAAATACATTCGCGGCCGCCTTGGCCCGCAGTTGCGGCAGATGAAATACATGCCGGACGTGCGCTTCCGCGACGATACCAGCTTTGACAATTACAAGAAGATCGATGAGCTCCTGCGCTCCCCAGAGGTCGCGCGCGACCTCTCCGCAGGCGACGAGAACGAAGAACAATAGAAGTACAGATGTCCAAACCACGCAAACCCAAGGGGCGCCCGGTTTCCGGATGGCTCATCCTCGACAAGCCCTTCGACTTCGGGTCGACGGAAGCAGTTTCCAAGATCAAGTGGCTCTTCAAGGCCCAGAAGGCCGGACATGCGGGAACCCTTGACCCCCTTGCTTCCGGCATGCTGCCGATTGCTCTCGGCGATGCCACCAAGACGGTTCCCTATGTCATGGATGGTCGCAAGATCTATGAGTTCACGGTGACCTGGGGCGAGGAGCGGTCGACGGACGATCTGGAAGGCGACGTGACACGAAGCAGCTCGGATCGCCCCACCGCAGAGGCCATTCACGCGCTAATTCCCGCCTACACGGGGACAATCCAGCAAATTCCGCCGCAGTTTTCAGCGATCAAGATCGAAGGCGAGCGCGCCTACGATCTCGCCCGGGAAGGCGAGACCGTCGAGATCCCGTCGCGCGAGGTCGAGATTCACCGGCTGACTCTGGTCGGATGCCCGGACGAGAACACTGCACACTTCGAGGTCGAATGCGGAAAGGGCACGTACGTGCGTGCGCTCGCGCGTGATTTCGGTCGGGACCTCGGGTGCTACGGTCACGTTTCCTCGCTACGCCGTACCTTCGTCGCCCCGTTCGGCGAGGAGGACATGGTGCCGCTTGCGGATCTGGTGGCGCTGGAGTCCATCGAGGACGACGCGGAGCGGCTGGCCGCACTGGACGAGTTCCTGATCGACACGGCGGAGGCACTTTCCGACCTTCCGCATGTCGCGGTCAGCGAAGACCAGGCGCATCGGCTGCGGATGGGCAATCCGATCATCCTGCGGGGCCGCGACGCTCCCGTATCGGCGGACGAAGCCTATGCGACCGCGCGCGGCAAGCTCGTCGCTATCGGCGAAGTGGGTGGCGGGGAGTTTCGCCCGAAGAGGGTCTTCGCCGGTTGACGGCGGGTCTCTTCACGAAGGCGCCTCGCCCGGTCCGGGCGAGCGCGCGAAATATCGCCACTTGATTTCCCCTGACGGGCGCGGCTTTATAGGCGCCTGAAGTCGTCGCGTGTCGGGCATGCACGCTCAATACGTCAAGCTCTTTCGCTGGCTAAGGGCACGGCGCGGCCTGGCACCGGGCAGAAAGGGTGGCCGGTGACGATCGCAATGAAAGAGGCAACAGCGCCTTCCGAGAAGGCTCTCCGCTCGTTCTGGCGCAGGTGGCTGCACCGGCCGATTGCCTTTTACATGGTCTGCCTCATCCTCGTCGTCGTCGTTCCGGCGTTTCTCTTTGCCATTATCGTCGTGGAGCGCACGAACGAGGCGCAGGAGAGGATCTTAGAATCCCTGCTCCGGACATCCACAGGTGCCGTCAATCGGGTGGTGGAGCGCGAAGTGTCGGGCATGGTCTCGACACTGAATTTCCTCTCGACCTCCGATCACCTTCAGAAAGGCAACTTCGAGGAGCTGCATGCGCAGGCCGTCAAGGCGCTCGCCGGCAGTAATACCCACTTCCTGCTGATCGACCGGAACCTCCATCAGGTTCTGAACACGCGCGTGAGTTACGGCGCGCCTCTCGGTCCGACGTCCGACCCCGAGACTGCCGAGGATGTGTTCGAGCGCGATACGCTCGCTGTCTCCAACCTCTTCTTCGGCAAGACGGCCCAGAAGTGGGTGTTCAACGTCTATCAACCGGTGCGCCTTGCCTCCGGCGAAAGCATGTTGCTCACTCTGACCAAAAATGCCGAAAGCCTGGAGAATGCGGTCAACCGGGACATTCTTTCCCCGGGCTGGAGCGCCGCCGTTCTTGATGGCGCAGGCAACGTGATCGTTTCGACCGATACGACCCAGCAGACCGGAGCACCCTTCTTCCTGCAGGTCGTCCCATCCCTCAGGCTCGGCGTGAGTACGATGTCCCATGGCGGCGAAGAATATCGTGTCGTGACGGAATTCTCTGCCGTGACCGGCTGGAAGATCATCGCCTGGGCCAAGGCTTCGGCGGTGCAGGCGCCTGCCGAGGCTTCGTTCCTCTGGCTCACGATCGGAGGCCTTGTCTTCGCCGTGATCGCTGCTTGCGGAGGTCTCGCCATCGCACGGATTGTCTCGCGCGATGTGAGGATGCTGGCGAGCGATGCCCGCAAGCTCGGAGAAGGCAAGCGAATTCCTCCGCGCCGTCACGCGGTCGCCGAGCTCGAGACGGTCTCACGTGCCCTCTCGACGGCTTCGGATGCCCGCAGGAGAGCCGAGGGGGAAGTGCGGTTCCTGATGCGCGAGGTGGCCCATCGTTCGAAAAACCAGCTTACGGTGATTCAGGCGATGCTCAACCAGTCCGCAAACAAGGCGGAATCGGCGAGCGAATTCGCCGATGCTTTCCGCAAGCGGGTTGCGGGGCTCGCCCGGTCGACCGACCTGATGATCGACAATGCCAGCCAGGGCGTGAATTTCGCCGATCTCGCCCGAAACCAGCTGAAGCCCTTCGCTCCCGACGAGCCGCGCCGCCTGACGATCGCGGGACCCGAGGTTCTTCTCGATGCGCAGACATCGCAAACCCTCGGCATGGCGTTGCACGAGCTTGCGACCAACGCCACGAAATACGGCGCCTTTGCCAATAGCGACGGAACCGTCACCCTCACTTGGACCGATGACGGCGAGACCCTTCGCATCGTCTGGCGCGAGCGCGGTGCTGAGATCGAGCCGGAACACCGCGCCAGTGATCGGAAGGGTTTCGGCAGCACGGTTCTCGAGCGGATGCTCAGCATGGCCCTTGACGCGACGCTCGAACGGCAAATGCACGAAGATGGAATCGAGTGGAATGTCAGCATACCGTCGCGGAACCTCAGGGCGGCGGATCATCCGGAGGTTGCGGACGGCGAGCAAGGCTGACGGCGCACGCTTTTGGGGGCCGGTATCTCCCCTTCCATTTCGTGGCTGAATGGTTTATAGGCACGCCCAGCATTCGGGCCTGGCCCGTCTGCCTTCATGGCCATTGCTGGACGACATCCCGGCAATTGGCGACCCAAGTCCTCCATTGATGAAAGGATCATTCGATGTCGATCACTGCTGAGCGCAAGGCTGCGCTGATCAAGGAATACGCGACCGTCGAAGGCGATACCGGTTCTCCGGAAGTCCAGGTTGCAATCCTGACCGAGCGCATCAACAACCTGACGGAACACTTCAAGGGCCACAAGAAGGACAACCACTCCCGTCGTGGTCTTCTGACGATGGTTTCGAGCCGCCGCTCGCTTCTTGACTATCTCAAGAAGAAGGACGAGTCCCGTTACAGCAAGCTGATTGCTGCACTGGGCATTCGCCGCTAAGTTTTTCTGGCGGGCGTTCCTTGCGGAGCGCCCGCCAGTTGTTTTTGCGGAGTTCTCCGCCGACCGTTCCATGTCGTGCTTTGCCCGTGGGCGGCCGATCGGAACGAGACTATTCCAGCGGGCCGGGTGGGCCGGTCCTGCGGAACCAACCGATGACCTGTCATGGGGCAGGATTGCAGGATGCTTCAGGCGCTCGCCTGTCTCCGGCGTGGCGGGAAGCGCCATAGCCGGGCGGTGCAGAATTCGCCCTCCGCGCGAAGCCTCCCGTTGTCTTGCCCATGATGTGTCATGAATGCGGATCAGAGCCACCTGCGCCTAGCGGCGGCGGTGCCAGGATCCGCACATGAAGGACAAGATATGTTCGATACCCATACGGTTGAAATTGAATGGGCGGGCCGCCCGCTCAAGCTCGAAACCGGCAAGATCGCGCGTCAGGCTGACGGCGCAGTGCTTGCCACCTACGGCGAAACCGTCGTCCTCGCGACTGTCGTTTCTGCCAAGGCGCCGAAGCCCGGCCAGGACTTCTTCCCGCTGACCGTAAACTACCAGGAAAAGACCTATGCCGCCGGCAAGATCCCGGGCGGCTACTTCAAGCGCGAAGGACGCCCGAGCGAGAACGAGACGCTCGTATCTCGCCTGATCGACCGTCCCATCCGCCCGCTGTTCCCGGAAGGCTACAAGAACGACACGCAGGTCATCGTGACCGTCGTTCAGCACGACCTCGAGAACAACCCCGACATCCTGTCGATGGTTGCTGCTTCTGCAGCGCTCACGCTGTCCGGGATTCCCTTCATGGGCCCGATCGGCGGCGCACGCGTCGGCTACATCAATGGCCAGTACGTCCTGAACCCGCACCTCGATGAAATGACCGAGTCGACCCTCGACCTCGTCGTTGCCGGAACCCAGGAAGCTGTGCTCATGGTCGAATCCGAGGCCAAGGAGCTTCCGGAAGACATCATGCTCGGCGCCGTCGTCTTCGGACAGAAGGGCTTCCAGCCGGTTATCGATGCGATCATCAAGCTCGCCGAAGTTGCTGCCAAGGAGCCGCGCGAATTCGAGCCGGAAGACTATTCCGCTCTCGAGACCGCCATGCTCGGCATTGCCGAGGCAGAACTGCGTGATGCCTACAAGATCACTGAAAAGGCCGCCCGCTACGCAGCCGTCGACGCGGTAAAGGCGAAGGTCAAGGCGCACTTCCTGCCCGAAGGCGTTGAAAACCCGGAATACACCGCCGAGGAAATCGGCGCGGTCTTCAAGCACCTGCAGGCCAAGATCGTTCGCTGGAACATCCTCGACACCAAGAGCCGCATCGATGGCCGTGACCTCGTCACCGTCCGTCCGATCGTCGCAGAAGTCGGCCTGCTCCCGCGCACGCACGGTTCGGCCCTCTTCACCCGCGGCGAAACCCAGGCCATCGTCGTTGCCACCCTCGGCACCGGCGAAGACGAGCAGTACGTCGATTCCTTGACTGGCATGTACAAGGAAAACTTCATGCTGCACTACAACTTCCCGCCCTTCTCGGTCGGTGAAACGGGCCGCATGGGTTCCCCGGGCCGCCGCGAAATCGGTCACGGCAAGCTTGCCTGGCGCGCCATCCACCCGATGCTGCCGGCCGCCGACCAGTTTCCCTACACGCTGCGTGTCGTCTCGGAGATCACCGAGTCGAACGGTTCGTCCTCGATGGCTACCGTTTGCGGGACCTCGCTTGCTCTGATGGACGCGGGCGTTCCGCTTGCAAAGCCGGTCGCCGGTATCGCCATGGGCCTCATCAAGGAAGACGAGCGCTTCGCCGTCCTGTCGGACATCCTCGGTGACGAAGACCACCTCGGCGACATGGACTTCAAGGTTGCAGGCACCGACGCCGGCATCACCTCGCTGCAGATGGACATCAAGATCGACGGCATCACCGAGGAGATCATGAAGGTCGCTCTCGACCAGGCCAAGGGCGGTCGTCTGCACATCCTCGGCGAAATGGCCAAGGCAATCACCGAGAGTCGTTCGGAACTCGGCGAGTTCGCTCCCCGCATCGAAGTCATGAACATCCCGGTCGACAAGATCCGCGAAGTCATCGGTTCGGGCGGCAAGGTCATCCGCGAGATCGTCGAAAAGACCGGCGCCAAGGTCAACATCGAAGACGACGGTACCGTCAAGATCGCATCGTCCTCGGCCAAGGAAATCGAAGCGGCCCGCAAGTGGATCCACTCGATCGTCGCCGAACCGGAAGTTGGCCAGATCTACGAAGGGACGGTCGTCAAGACCGCCGACTTCGGCGCCTTCGTCAACTTCTTCGGCCCGCGCGATGGTCTCGTCCACATCTCGCAGCTCGCTTCCGAGCGCGTCGCTAAGACCTCGGATGTCGTCAAGGAAGGCGACAAGGTCTGGGTCAAGCTGATGGGCTTCGACGAGCGCGGCAAGGTTCGCCTCTCCATGAAGGTCGTCGACCAGGCGACCGGCAAGGAAGTCGTTGCCGAGAAGAAGGGCGACGGCGAAGCCGCCGAGTAATCGAGGCTCGATGAAAATCCGGGGGCGCGGAGCGGCACGTTCCGCGCCCCTTTCTTTATACCGGGAGCTGGTGCTCCCCCTCCAGGACCCCCCGCCATGTCGCGTGATGCTCTCAAGACGCTCTATCATCCCTTTGCAGCCGGTATCGTTGAACCGCCGGGTGCCGGGCAGCGCTATCTGTTCCTTGGCGCCGAGGCTGGCCAAAGGGCACCGGATGGGTTTCAGGCGGAGATCCATTCGGTCCAGCCGTTGCGCTCGCTCTTCCGCGCTCTCGAGGCCGCACGCCTCCAGGTCACGCCTGTCATCGAGGGAGAAGAATACGACGGGGCACTGATCCTGTGCGGCAAGCACAAGGGCCAGAACGAGGACCGGATTGCGGAGGCGCTCCGGCGCGTCCGGGAAGGTGGGCTGATCGTCGTCGCAGGCGGGAAGGAAGACGGAATCCAGTCTCTCCGCAAGCGCATTGCCCAGTTTGAGTTTGGGGGCGACCACACGCCCAAGTATCACGGCGTCGCATTCTGGTTCCAGCGGCCCGCAAACATTGCCGAAGCAGCCAAGGCGCTTTCGGCCCGTTCCGTTCGGGTTGAGGATCGCTTCACGGCAACGCCGGGCATGTTCTCGCATGATCGGGTCGACGCCGCATCCGAGATGCTGGCAGCCCGGATCCCTGCCGATTTCAAGGGCCATGCGGCCGATTTCGGTGCTGGATGGGGTTATCTCTCCGTGATGCTTGCGGAGCACGCTCCGGGCCTCAAGGGTGTCGATCTCTTCGAGGCCGACTACGATGCGCTGGAGGCCGCCAGGGCAAACATCGCGGAGAACTGCCCGAACGTCCCCACACGCTTCTTCTGGAGCGACCTGACGAGCGAGCAGCCTCGCGACCACTACGATCTCATCGTGATGAATCCGCCCTTCCACGAGGGCCATGCGGCAGACCACGGCCTCGGAGCGGCAATGATCCGCATGGCGGCCAAGGCATTGAAGGTCGGCGGACGGCTCATGCTCGTCGCCAATCGCGGGCTGCCCTACGAGCCCGTGCTGTCGGAGGCGTTCAAGGAAAGCGGCGAGATCTCGCGCAATGCGCGCTTCAAGGTTCTCTGGGGCAGGCGCTAGAGCCGCTCATCGGGCGATCCGGTCCCGCGGGAAAAAGCGGATCGCCTTGGCAAGACTTAGGAGCAAGGAGGCCGGACGCGATCGAGATCGGCGCCCGGCTGGGGAACATGCCTACTCGGCGTCCGCCTTCGCCAGCGTATCCAGGACCGGCATCGAGGTGATGTTGTAGCCGGAGTCGACGTAGTGGATCTCGCCCGTCACGCCGCTGGACAGGGGGGAGAGCAGGTAGAGAGCGGAATTTCCGACGTCTTCGATCGTGACCGTGCGGCGCAGCGGAGAGTTCTTCTGCTGCCAAGAGAGCATTGCGCGCGCATCGGAAATGCCGGCGCCGGCGAGCGTCCGGATCGGGCCAGCCGAGATCGCGTTGACGCGAATTCCGCGTGGGCCGTAGTCGCCCGCCAGATAGCGCACCGAAGCCTCGAGAGCGGCCTTCGCAACACCCATGACATTGTAGTTCGGCATGACGCGCATCGACCCGTTGTAGGTCAGCGTCAACATCGTGCCGCCTTCGTTCATAAGTTCTGCTGCGCGCTTCGCGATCTCGGTAAAGGAGAAGCAGGAGATTACCATGGTCCGGGTGAAATTCTCCCGGCTGGTATTGGCGTAGAGCCCCTTCAGCTCGTTCTTGTCGGAGAAACCGATGGCGTGAACCACGAAGTCGAGCTTGCCCCACCGTTCCTTGATCGCCGAAATCACGGAGTCGACCGAAGCGATGTCTTCGACGTCACAGGGCAGCAGGAAGTCTGAACCAAGCTCAGCGGCGAGAGGCTTGACCCGCTTTCCGAGTGCCTCCCCCTGATACGTGAATGCCAGTTCCGCACCCTGACTGGCGAGTGCCTTGGATATTCCCCATGCGATCGAATGATTGTTCGCGACACCCATGATGAGGCCGCGTTTTCCGTTCATCAAGCCAGTCATTGCATCACCCGTTGTAACGCTGGAATACCAGCGTGGCGTTCGTCCCGCCAAATCCGAAGGAGTTCGACAGCGCAGTGTCGATCTTTGCATTGTCGATGCGCTTGCGCACGATCGGCACGCCTTCGAATTCCGGGTCGAGTTCGGTGATGTGTGCACTTTCGCCGATGAAGCCCGCCTGCATCATCAGCAGGCTGTAAATGGATTCCTGGACGCCGGCGGCTCCCAGCGAATGCCCCGTCAGCGACTTTGTCGACTGGATGTAGGGAAGCTTCGAGCCGAACACTTCGCGGATCGCTCCGATTTCCTTGCTGTCGCCGACCGGGGTGGAGGTGCCGTGAGTATTGATGTAGTCGACGTCGCCCTTGACCGTCGAAAGCGCCTGGCGCATGCACCGGATCGCGCCTTCGCCGGAGGGGGCTACCATGTCGTAGCCGTCTGATGTCGCGCCGTAGCCGACGACTTCGGCGTAGATCTTGGCGCCGCGCGCCTTGGCGTGCTCCAGTTCTTCCAGAACCAGTACGCCCGCACCGCCGGCAATCACGAAGCCGTCACGGCTTGCATCATAGGCCCGCGATGCGGTTGCCGGCGTGTCGTTGTACTTGGAGGACATGGCGCCCATTGCGTCGAACAGGTTCGACATGGACCAGTCGAGATCCTCGTGGCCACCGGCAAACATCACGTCCTGCTTGCCCCACTGGATCATTTCCACGGCATTGCCGATGCAGTGCGCGGAAGTCGAGCAGGCCGACGAGATGGAGTAGTTGACGCCGTGGATCTTGAACCAGGTCGCAAGGGTCGCCGACGCGGTCGAAGACATGGCCTTCGGCACGGCGAAGGGGCCGATCCGCTTGGGGCTGTTGTTCTTTTCGGTGATCTCCGCCGCTTCCACGATGGTGCGCGTGGAAGGCCCGCCCGATCCCATGATGATGCCGGTACGCTCGTTCTGGGCGTACTCATTCTCTTCCAGGCCCGAATCGGCGATGGCCTGCTTCATCGCGACGTGGTTCCAGGCTCCGCCCTGCGAGAGAAAACGCATGGCCCGACGATCGACGAGGTCGGTCGGATCGAGGGAAGGGGAGCCCCAGACCTGGCACTTGAAGCCATGGTCGGCAAAGTCCTGCGAGAAACTGATACCGGATTTCGCTTCGCGGAGCGATCCGGTGACCTCCTCCGCGTTGTTCCCGATGGAAGATACGATCCCTAGACCCGTTACAACAACCCGTCTCATTGTTTTTGACCTTCTTGCTTACTCGGCGGAACGACCCGCGTAAAAAGCGAGGCGGTTGTCCGCGTTGACGTCGGATGTCGCGGGCAGGCGGGTGCCTGCGCCGCGACGGGCAGCTCTGTGCTGCTCAGGCGGCCTTGTCCTGAAAGAGTCCGACGCGCAGGTCGGTCGCCTTGTAGATGACTTCTCCGTCCGCTTTCATCCAGCCGTCCGCGATGCCGAGGACGAGCCGGCCGCGCATGACGCGCTTGAAGTCGATGCCGTACTCGACGAGTTTCGTCGCGGGCGTGACCATGCCGGTGAACTTCACTTCGCCGGTCGAGATCGCCCGGCCCTTGCCTGGCTCGCCGAGCCAGCCGAGATAGAAGCCGGTCAGCTGCCACATCGCGTCGAGACCGAGGCAGCCCGGCATGACGGGATCGCCCTGGAAATGGCAGGGAAAGAACCAGAGATCCGGAGTGATGTCGAACTCCGCGCGAATGAAGCCTTTGTCGTGCGGTCCGCCGGTCTCGGAGATTTCGGTGATCCGGTTGAACATCAGCATCGGAGGAAGCGGAAGCTGCGCATTGCCGGGGCCAAACATTTCGCCCCGTCCGCAGGTCAGGATTTCCTCGTAGTTGAAGCTGGATTGCCGTGTGGTCATCTGAGTGTCTAATCCCCGCACTTTGGTTTTCGTTAACAGC contains:
- a CDS encoding class I SAM-dependent methyltransferase, which translates into the protein MSRDALKTLYHPFAAGIVEPPGAGQRYLFLGAEAGQRAPDGFQAEIHSVQPLRSLFRALEAARLQVTPVIEGEEYDGALILCGKHKGQNEDRIAEALRRVREGGLIVVAGGKEDGIQSLRKRIAQFEFGGDHTPKYHGVAFWFQRPANIAEAAKALSARSVRVEDRFTATPGMFSHDRVDAASEMLAARIPADFKGHAADFGAGWGYLSVMLAEHAPGLKGVDLFEADYDALEAARANIAENCPNVPTRFFWSDLTSEQPRDHYDLIVMNPPFHEGHAADHGLGAAMIRMAAKALKVGGRLMLVANRGLPYEPVLSEAFKESGEISRNARFKVLWGRR
- the rpsO gene encoding 30S ribosomal protein S15 codes for the protein MSITAERKAALIKEYATVEGDTGSPEVQVAILTERINNLTEHFKGHKKDNHSRRGLLTMVSSRRSLLDYLKKKDESRYSKLIAALGIRR
- the fabB gene encoding beta-ketoacyl-ACP synthase I — its product is MRRVVVTGLGIVSSIGNNAEEVTGSLREAKSGISFSQDFADHGFKCQVWGSPSLDPTDLVDRRAMRFLSQGGAWNHVAMKQAIADSGLEENEYAQNERTGIIMGSGGPSTRTIVEAAEITEKNNSPKRIGPFAVPKAMSSTASATLATWFKIHGVNYSISSACSTSAHCIGNAVEMIQWGKQDVMFAGGHEDLDWSMSNLFDAMGAMSSKYNDTPATASRAYDASRDGFVIAGGAGVLVLEELEHAKARGAKIYAEVVGYGATSDGYDMVAPSGEGAIRCMRQALSTVKGDVDYINTHGTSTPVGDSKEIGAIREVFGSKLPYIQSTKSLTGHSLGAAGVQESIYSLLMMQAGFIGESAHITELDPEFEGVPIVRKRIDNAKIDTALSNSFGFGGTNATLVFQRYNG
- the rbfA gene encoding 30S ribosome-binding factor RbfA; translated protein: MTKATTSAPSQRMLRVGEQVRAAITQILQRGEVRDPLIEKTVISISEVRMSPDLKHATAYVTPLGVADHTTVIEALNRNAKYIRGRLGPQLRQMKYMPDVRFRDDTSFDNYKKIDELLRSPEVARDLSAGDENEEQ
- the truB gene encoding tRNA pseudouridine(55) synthase TruB; this encodes MSKPRKPKGRPVSGWLILDKPFDFGSTEAVSKIKWLFKAQKAGHAGTLDPLASGMLPIALGDATKTVPYVMDGRKIYEFTVTWGEERSTDDLEGDVTRSSSDRPTAEAIHALIPAYTGTIQQIPPQFSAIKIEGERAYDLAREGETVEIPSREVEIHRLTLVGCPDENTAHFEVECGKGTYVRALARDFGRDLGCYGHVSSLRRTFVAPFGEEDMVPLADLVALESIEDDAERLAALDEFLIDTAEALSDLPHVAVSEDQAHRLRMGNPIILRGRDAPVSADEAYATARGKLVAIGEVGGGEFRPKRVFAG
- the pnp gene encoding polyribonucleotide nucleotidyltransferase — protein: MFDTHTVEIEWAGRPLKLETGKIARQADGAVLATYGETVVLATVVSAKAPKPGQDFFPLTVNYQEKTYAAGKIPGGYFKREGRPSENETLVSRLIDRPIRPLFPEGYKNDTQVIVTVVQHDLENNPDILSMVAASAALTLSGIPFMGPIGGARVGYINGQYVLNPHLDEMTESTLDLVVAGTQEAVLMVESEAKELPEDIMLGAVVFGQKGFQPVIDAIIKLAEVAAKEPREFEPEDYSALETAMLGIAEAELRDAYKITEKAARYAAVDAVKAKVKAHFLPEGVENPEYTAEEIGAVFKHLQAKIVRWNILDTKSRIDGRDLVTVRPIVAEVGLLPRTHGSALFTRGETQAIVVATLGTGEDEQYVDSLTGMYKENFMLHYNFPPFSVGETGRMGSPGRREIGHGKLAWRAIHPMLPAADQFPYTLRVVSEITESNGSSSMATVCGTSLALMDAGVPLAKPVAGIAMGLIKEDERFAVLSDILGDEDHLGDMDFKVAGTDAGITSLQMDIKIDGITEEIMKVALDQAKGGRLHILGEMAKAITESRSELGEFAPRIEVMNIPVDKIREVIGSGGKVIREIVEKTGAKVNIEDDGTVKIASSSAKEIEAARKWIHSIVAEPEVGQIYEGTVVKTADFGAFVNFFGPRDGLVHISQLASERVAKTSDVVKEGDKVWVKLMGFDERGKVRLSMKVVDQATGKEVVAEKKGDGEAAE
- the fabI gene encoding enoyl-ACP reductase FabI, which translates into the protein MTGLMNGKRGLIMGVANNHSIAWGISKALASQGAELAFTYQGEALGKRVKPLAAELGSDFLLPCDVEDIASVDSVISAIKERWGKLDFVVHAIGFSDKNELKGLYANTSRENFTRTMVISCFSFTEIAKRAAELMNEGGTMLTLTYNGSMRVMPNYNVMGVAKAALEASVRYLAGDYGPRGIRVNAISAGPIRTLAGAGISDARAMLSWQQKNSPLRRTVTIEDVGNSALYLLSPLSSGVTGEIHYVDSGYNITSMPVLDTLAKADAE
- a CDS encoding sensor histidine kinase — protein: MKEATAPSEKALRSFWRRWLHRPIAFYMVCLILVVVVPAFLFAIIVVERTNEAQERILESLLRTSTGAVNRVVEREVSGMVSTLNFLSTSDHLQKGNFEELHAQAVKALAGSNTHFLLIDRNLHQVLNTRVSYGAPLGPTSDPETAEDVFERDTLAVSNLFFGKTAQKWVFNVYQPVRLASGESMLLTLTKNAESLENAVNRDILSPGWSAAVLDGAGNVIVSTDTTQQTGAPFFLQVVPSLRLGVSTMSHGGEEYRVVTEFSAVTGWKIIAWAKASAVQAPAEASFLWLTIGGLVFAVIAACGGLAIARIVSRDVRMLASDARKLGEGKRIPPRRHAVAELETVSRALSTASDARRRAEGEVRFLMREVAHRSKNQLTVIQAMLNQSANKAESASEFADAFRKRVAGLARSTDLMIDNASQGVNFADLARNQLKPFAPDEPRRLTIAGPEVLLDAQTSQTLGMALHELATNATKYGAFANSDGTVTLTWTDDGETLRIVWRERGAEIEPEHRASDRKGFGSTVLERMLSMALDATLERQMHEDGIEWNVSIPSRNLRAADHPEVADGEQG